In Stutzerimonas stutzeri, a genomic segment contains:
- a CDS encoding bifunctional protein-serine/threonine kinase/phosphatase, with amino-acid sequence MPLTLSFGEATATGPREENQDALRIVTPMPGLAASKGALFAIADGVSQCADGALAARATLQALATDYYATPETWTVAQSLDRLLVAHNRWLQANGGGQPLLTTLTALVLRGRRFTLAHVGDCRAYRWLDGELQRLSEDHVWEQPNMQHVLKRAMGLDQHLVVDYLDGELRLGESFLLLSDGVWASITEGDIQNILRAEPDLPNAARALVHLAHQTGSQDNASALLLRVDELPEAALADSLAQLADWPLPPKLRPGQIFEGWTVEALLAESRQSLVYRVRDQSDQPWLLKTLPACRDDEPEAGPALLQEEWFLRRVAGRHFPETHGLPQRQHLYYVQREYSGQTLAQQFRQQGPMALTDCLQLAPRLIRALGMLHRRNILHRDIKPENLHLDDDGELRLLDFGLAYCPGLSRDLPHHLPGTPSYIAPEAFSGAAPSREQDLYAAGVTLYYLLSGHYPYGEVEAFQRPRFGTPVPASRYRPDLPQWLDDMLRRAVAADPAQRFETAEEWLLTLEQGERLTSSTPSLPLLEREPLKVWRGLALLSLLLNLLLLVWLAKGG; translated from the coding sequence ATGCCCCTGACCCTTTCCTTCGGCGAAGCCACCGCAACCGGCCCACGTGAGGAAAATCAGGACGCGCTGCGGATCGTCACGCCAATGCCAGGGCTCGCCGCAAGCAAGGGCGCGCTGTTTGCGATTGCCGACGGCGTCAGCCAGTGCGCCGATGGGGCCCTGGCGGCACGGGCGACCCTGCAAGCATTGGCGACCGACTACTACGCCACGCCCGAAACCTGGACCGTCGCGCAATCATTGGACCGGCTACTAGTGGCGCACAACCGCTGGCTCCAGGCCAATGGTGGCGGGCAGCCGCTGCTAACCACACTCACGGCGCTGGTGCTGCGCGGCCGGCGCTTCACCCTCGCCCATGTCGGCGACTGTCGCGCCTATCGCTGGCTCGACGGCGAGCTGCAGCGGCTCAGCGAAGACCATGTCTGGGAACAGCCGAACATGCAGCACGTGCTCAAACGTGCCATGGGCCTGGACCAGCATCTGGTGGTGGACTACCTCGACGGCGAGCTGCGCCTCGGCGAAAGCTTCCTGCTGCTCAGCGATGGCGTCTGGGCCAGCATTACCGAAGGCGACATTCAAAACATCCTGCGTGCCGAGCCCGATCTGCCCAACGCCGCCCGTGCGTTGGTCCACCTCGCGCATCAGACCGGCAGCCAGGACAATGCCAGCGCGCTACTGCTGCGGGTCGACGAACTGCCGGAAGCGGCATTGGCCGACTCGCTCGCCCAACTGGCGGATTGGCCGTTACCGCCCAAGTTGCGCCCCGGACAGATATTCGAAGGCTGGACCGTTGAAGCGCTGCTGGCCGAGTCGCGCCAATCACTGGTCTACCGCGTGCGGGACCAATCAGATCAACCCTGGCTGCTGAAAACATTGCCGGCCTGCCGCGACGATGAACCTGAAGCCGGCCCGGCCCTGCTGCAAGAGGAGTGGTTTCTGCGCCGCGTCGCCGGCCGCCATTTTCCCGAGACCCACGGCCTGCCGCAGCGCCAACACCTGTATTACGTGCAGCGTGAATACAGTGGCCAGACCCTCGCCCAGCAATTTCGCCAGCAGGGGCCGATGGCGCTGACCGATTGCCTGCAGCTGGCCCCACGCCTGATCCGCGCACTGGGCATGCTCCACCGGCGCAACATTCTGCACCGCGATATCAAGCCCGAGAATCTTCATCTGGACGATGACGGCGAGTTGCGCCTGCTGGATTTCGGCCTCGCCTACTGCCCGGGCCTGTCCCGAGATTTGCCGCATCATCTTCCGGGTACGCCAAGCTACATCGCGCCCGAAGCCTTCAGCGGCGCAGCGCCGAGCCGTGAGCAGGATCTCTACGCAGCGGGCGTCACGCTCTACTACCTGCTCAGCGGCCACTACCCCTACGGCGAGGTCGAAGCCTTTCAGCGTCCGCGTTTCGGCACACCGGTGCCAGCCAGCCGCTATCGGCCCGACCTGCCGCAGTGGTTGGATGACATGCTCAGGCGCGCCGTCGCAGCCGACCCTGCGCAGCGGTTCGAAACAGCAGAGGAATGGCTGCTGACGCTGGAACAGGGCGAGCGCTTGACCAGCAGCACACCCAGCCTACCGCTGCTGGAACGCGAGCCACTGAAAGTCTGGCGCGGCCTTGCGCTGCTGTCGCTGCTGCTGAATCTGTTGCTGCTCGTTTGGCTGGCCAAAGGCGGCTAG
- the nirD gene encoding nitrite reductase small subunit NirD, translating to MTWFDICSLDEINPLGARIVAGPKGDIAVFRTADDQVFALDDRCPHKGGPLSQGIVFGKQVACPLHNWQINLDSGEAVAPDVGCAHRHEARIENGRVLLSLNNATECA from the coding sequence ATGACCTGGTTCGACATCTGCTCCCTGGACGAGATCAACCCGCTCGGCGCACGCATCGTCGCCGGGCCGAAGGGTGACATCGCGGTCTTCCGCACCGCCGACGATCAGGTGTTCGCACTGGACGACCGCTGCCCGCACAAGGGCGGCCCGCTGTCCCAGGGCATCGTCTTCGGCAAGCAGGTTGCCTGCCCGCTGCACAACTGGCAGATCAACCTCGACAGCGGCGAAGCCGTGGCGCCGGATGTGGGCTGCGCGCATCGACACGAAGCGCGGATCGAGAACGGCCGCGTGCTGCTTTCGCTGAACAACGCAACCGAGTGCGCCTGA
- the nirB gene encoding nitrite reductase large subunit NirB, with product MKKLKLVMIGNGMAGVRTLEELLKLAPELYDITVFGAEPHPNYNRILLSPVLAGEQTFEEIVLNDLSWYAENNIGLMLNRKVVEIDRAKRRVIAEDGSEAEYDRLLIATGSNPFILPIPGNQLDGVIGYRDIADTQTMMDAAKTHKHAVVIGGGLLGLEAANGLKLRGMEVTVVHIGEWPMERQLDKTAGLLLQQALEARGLNFKMRKQTAELIGSEQGRVRAVRFADGEVIDADLVVMAAGIRPNSELAEKAGLPCSRGILVNDTLQTYDPRIYAVGECANHRGTAYGLVAPLFEQAKVCANHLAMLGFSRYLGSVTSTKLKVTGIDLFSAGDFLGSEGTETITLSDPIGGVYKKLVIKDNILVGACLYGDTADGGWYFRQVREGQDVSGIRDHLMFGEGAIGDTGHQGQNKAMAMPDSMEVCGCNGVCKGTIVKAIQEHGLFSVDDVKKHTKAASSCGSCAGLVEQILMSTVGGAADVKPKSEKAICGCSDLNHGQVRKAIVDEHLISIPDVMSYLNWRTPNGCATCRPALNYYLISSWPGEAKDDPQSRFINERAHANIQKDGTYSVIPRMFGGVTNAAELRRIADVADKYKVPMVKVTGGQRIDLLGIKKDDLPNVWKDLDMPDGHAYGKSIRTVKTCVGKEFCRFGTQNSTGLGIDLEKALFGMYSPHKVKLAVSACPRNCAESGIKDVGIIGVDSGWELYIGGNGGIKTEAGEFFVKVKTAEEVAEYSFAFLQLYREEGFYLERTVHYMQRVGLEYIKKIVLEDEARRKALSQRLMFSLSFEGDGWKKAIAEQSLKKEYETIQLAQIEPA from the coding sequence ATGAAGAAACTCAAGCTTGTGATGATTGGCAACGGCATGGCTGGGGTGCGCACCCTGGAAGAGCTACTCAAGCTCGCCCCCGAGCTCTACGACATCACGGTGTTCGGTGCCGAGCCCCATCCGAATTACAACCGTATTCTGCTTTCCCCGGTACTCGCTGGCGAACAGACCTTCGAGGAAATCGTCCTCAACGATCTCAGCTGGTACGCCGAGAACAACATCGGCCTGATGCTCAATCGCAAGGTGGTCGAGATCGACCGCGCCAAGCGCCGCGTGATCGCCGAGGACGGCAGCGAAGCCGAATACGACCGGCTGCTGATTGCCACCGGCTCGAATCCATTCATTCTGCCGATACCGGGCAACCAGCTCGACGGCGTGATCGGCTACCGCGATATCGCCGATACCCAGACGATGATGGACGCCGCCAAGACCCATAAGCACGCCGTGGTCATCGGCGGTGGGTTGCTCGGGTTGGAAGCGGCCAATGGTCTAAAGCTGCGCGGCATGGAGGTCACCGTGGTGCATATCGGCGAATGGCCGATGGAGCGTCAACTCGACAAAACTGCCGGGCTCTTGCTGCAGCAGGCGCTGGAAGCGCGCGGCCTGAACTTTAAAATGAGGAAGCAGACCGCCGAACTGATTGGCAGCGAGCAGGGCCGCGTACGGGCGGTACGCTTCGCCGATGGCGAGGTGATTGACGCCGATTTAGTGGTGATGGCGGCCGGCATTCGTCCCAACAGCGAACTGGCGGAAAAAGCCGGCTTGCCCTGCAGCCGCGGCATTCTGGTCAACGACACCCTGCAGACCTATGACCCCCGCATCTACGCCGTCGGCGAATGCGCCAACCATCGCGGCACCGCCTACGGTCTGGTCGCACCGCTGTTCGAGCAGGCCAAGGTCTGCGCGAATCACTTGGCCATGCTGGGCTTCTCGCGTTACCTGGGCTCGGTGACCTCGACCAAACTCAAGGTCACCGGTATCGATCTGTTTTCCGCTGGCGACTTCCTCGGCAGTGAAGGCACGGAAACCATCACCCTGTCCGACCCCATCGGCGGCGTGTACAAGAAGCTGGTCATCAAGGACAACATCCTCGTCGGTGCCTGCCTGTACGGGGACACCGCCGACGGCGGCTGGTATTTCCGCCAAGTGCGCGAAGGTCAGGACGTCAGCGGCATCCGCGATCACTTGATGTTCGGCGAAGGCGCCATCGGCGACACTGGCCACCAGGGCCAGAACAAGGCCATGGCGATGCCCGACAGCATGGAGGTCTGCGGCTGCAACGGCGTGTGCAAAGGCACCATCGTCAAGGCGATTCAGGAGCACGGACTGTTCTCCGTCGACGATGTAAAGAAGCACACCAAGGCCGCCAGCTCCTGCGGCTCCTGCGCCGGGCTGGTGGAACAGATCCTGATGAGCACCGTCGGCGGTGCCGCGGACGTCAAACCAAAAAGCGAAAAAGCGATCTGCGGCTGCAGCGATCTCAACCATGGCCAGGTGCGCAAAGCCATCGTCGATGAGCACCTGATCAGCATCCCGGACGTGATGAGCTATCTGAACTGGCGCACACCCAACGGCTGCGCCACCTGCCGTCCGGCCCTGAATTACTACCTGATTTCCTCATGGCCCGGCGAAGCCAAGGACGACCCACAGTCGCGCTTCATCAACGAGCGCGCCCACGCCAACATCCAGAAGGACGGCACCTACTCGGTCATCCCGCGGATGTTCGGCGGCGTGACCAATGCCGCCGAGCTGCGCCGCATCGCTGACGTTGCCGACAAGTACAAGGTGCCGATGGTGAAGGTCACCGGCGGCCAGCGGATCGATCTGCTGGGCATTAAAAAGGATGATTTACCAAACGTCTGGAAGGACCTGGACATGCCCGATGGCCACGCCTACGGCAAATCCATCCGTACCGTGAAGACCTGCGTGGGCAAGGAATTCTGCCGTTTCGGCACCCAGAATTCGACCGGGCTGGGCATCGATCTGGAGAAGGCACTGTTCGGCATGTACTCGCCACACAAGGTCAAGCTGGCCGTTTCCGCCTGCCCGCGCAACTGCGCCGAGTCCGGCATCAAGGACGTCGGCATCATCGGCGTGGATTCCGGTTGGGAGCTCTACATCGGCGGCAATGGTGGCATCAAGACCGAAGCCGGCGAGTTCTTCGTCAAGGTCAAGACCGCCGAGGAAGTTGCCGAATACAGCTTCGCCTTTCTCCAGCTCTACCGTGAGGAAGGCTTCTACCTCGAGCGCACCGTGCATTACATGCAGCGCGTCGGCCTGGAATACATCAAGAAAATAGTTCTGGAAGACGAAGCCCGGCGCAAGGCGCTGTCCCAGAGGCTGATGTTCTCGCTGAGTTTCGAGGGTGACGGCTGGAAGAAGGCCATCGCCGAGCAGTCGCTGAAGAAAGAGTACGAGACGATCCAGTTGGCCCAGATTGAACCGGCCTAA